From Demequina capsici, one genomic window encodes:
- the secF gene encoding protein translocase subunit SecF, whose translation MARNLNEWGNALHSGEKIYPIVRQRKRWFAISGGLMALSIAALLIFKINLGIEFVGGTQFIVTSPSQDVSIAQEIGDQYAPADDALATTLGTDRIKLSMGTVDIDTARQITTALADGYGVAETDVASTQIGPTWGAEVGKKAVQGLIVFLLLVSVVMTLYFRAWRMAAAGIVALVHDLLFTVGIYALVGFEVTPASVIGFLTILGYSLYDTVVVFDKVRENTAEVTSQSRFTYAELANLALNQTLVRSINTSIVALLPVASILFIGSFILGAGTLKDISLALFIGMAVGTYSSIFVATPIEVELRSREERIAKHTAKVLALREAGESPVTVGVDGEVRVGALNPGEHLGTGAQPKRKGRK comes from the coding sequence ATGGCGCGCAACCTCAACGAGTGGGGCAACGCCCTGCACTCGGGCGAGAAGATCTACCCGATCGTCCGTCAGCGCAAGCGTTGGTTCGCGATCTCCGGCGGCCTTATGGCGCTGTCGATCGCCGCGCTTCTGATCTTCAAGATCAACCTCGGCATCGAGTTCGTCGGCGGCACCCAGTTCATCGTCACGAGCCCTTCCCAGGATGTGTCGATCGCTCAGGAGATCGGCGACCAGTACGCGCCGGCCGACGATGCGCTCGCCACCACGCTGGGCACCGACAGGATCAAGCTCTCGATGGGCACGGTCGACATCGACACCGCACGTCAGATCACCACGGCGCTCGCCGACGGCTACGGGGTCGCCGAGACCGATGTGGCCTCGACCCAGATCGGTCCGACCTGGGGTGCAGAGGTGGGCAAGAAGGCCGTCCAGGGCCTCATCGTCTTCCTGCTGCTGGTCTCCGTCGTGATGACCCTGTACTTCCGTGCCTGGCGCATGGCCGCCGCAGGAATCGTCGCGCTGGTCCATGACCTGCTCTTCACCGTGGGCATCTATGCGCTCGTGGGCTTCGAGGTGACGCCCGCATCGGTGATCGGCTTCCTGACGATCCTCGGCTATTCGCTGTACGACACCGTCGTGGTCTTCGACAAGGTGCGCGAGAACACGGCCGAGGTCACGTCGCAGAGCCGGTTCACGTATGCCGAGCTCGCGAACCTGGCGCTCAACCAGACGCTGGTGCGGTCCATCAACACGTCCATCGTGGCGCTCCTGCCCGTCGCCTCGATCCTCTTCATCGGCTCGTTCATCCTGGGCGCCGGCACGCTGAAGGACATCTCGCTGGCCCTCTTCATCGGCATGGCGGTCGGCACATACTCGTCGATCTTCGTCGCGACGCCGATCGAGGTCGAGCTGCGCAGTCGCGAGGAGCGGATCGCCAAGCATACGGCGAAGGTGCTCGCGCTTCGCGAGGCCGGCGAGTCGCCTGTGACGGTCGGTGTCGACGGCGAGGTGCGCGTGGGCGCGCTGAATCCTGGCGAGCACCTCGGCACAGGGGCGCAACCCAAGCGCAAGGGTCGCAAGTAG
- the ruvB gene encoding Holliday junction branch migration DNA helicase RuvB, which yields MDDDLEDLARVVSAEADAIERSSEAALRPRNLDEFVGQRTVREQLGLVLRAAIARGGTSDHVLLSGPPGLGKTTLALIIAQEMGSTLRVTSGPAIQHAGDLAAVLSSLDEGDVLFIDEIHRLARPAEEMLYLAMEDFRVDVVVGKGPGATSIPLTLPPFTAVGATTRAGLLPAPLRDRFGFTGHLDFYEPDELKAILVRSAGMLDLSISHDAAAEIASRSRGTPRIANRLLRRVRDWAQVHGDGRGTLDAARAALEVYEVDEMGLDRLDRAVLGALCTRFGGGPVGLTTLAVAVGEEPETVETVAEPFLVREGLMSRSPRGRVATALAWEHLGLPVPDGPAAGTGGSRLFE from the coding sequence GTGGATGACGACCTCGAGGACCTGGCCCGCGTGGTGAGCGCGGAGGCGGATGCCATCGAGCGTTCGTCGGAGGCGGCGCTTCGTCCGCGCAACCTCGACGAGTTCGTCGGGCAGCGCACGGTACGGGAGCAGCTCGGACTGGTGCTGCGCGCCGCGATCGCGCGCGGTGGCACCTCGGACCACGTGCTGCTGTCTGGCCCGCCCGGCCTGGGCAAGACGACGCTGGCGCTCATCATCGCCCAGGAGATGGGCTCCACGCTGCGCGTCACGTCGGGCCCGGCCATCCAGCACGCGGGCGACCTCGCCGCCGTCCTCAGCTCGCTCGACGAGGGCGACGTCCTGTTCATCGATGAGATCCATCGCCTGGCGCGGCCCGCGGAGGAGATGCTCTACCTCGCGATGGAGGACTTCCGCGTGGACGTGGTCGTCGGCAAGGGCCCAGGTGCCACCTCGATCCCGCTCACCTTGCCTCCCTTCACGGCGGTCGGGGCTACCACGCGCGCGGGGCTTCTGCCCGCGCCGCTGCGTGATCGCTTCGGTTTCACGGGTCACCTCGACTTCTACGAGCCCGACGAGCTGAAGGCGATCCTGGTGCGGTCCGCGGGGATGCTCGACCTCTCGATCTCCCATGACGCCGCAGCCGAGATCGCCTCGCGCTCGCGCGGAACCCCGCGTATCGCGAACCGGCTGCTGCGACGGGTCCGCGACTGGGCGCAGGTGCATGGGGACGGTCGGGGCACCTTGGACGCCGCCAGGGCGGCGCTCGAGGTCTACGAGGTCGACGAGATGGGCCTCGATCGCCTCGACCGCGCAGTGCTCGGCGCGCTGTGCACACGGTTCGGCGGCGGTCCTGTCGGCCTCACGACGCTTGCCGTCGCAGTGGGGGAGGAGCCGGAGACCGTGGAGACCGTCGCGGAGCCGTTCCTGGTCCGTGAAGGGCTCATGAGCCGTAGCCCGCGCGGTCGCGTCGCCACCGCTCTGGCGTGGGAGCACCTCGGGCTTCCCGTGCCGGACGGGCCCGCGGCGGGCACCGGGGGATCACGACTCTTCGAGTGA
- the secD gene encoding protein translocase subunit SecD, giving the protein MSTAAKAARRALVWLGIILVVGYGALAAGVLTNQTTLAPGLALDLEGGVQLTLQATTTDGSEVTQDDLNQAVAIIRNRVNASGVSEAEISTQGSNVIVVSLPGTPSAATIDMVRQSAQLQFRPVLEIDDPSPVTSASASATPSASASSDTSASASASPSASASADGASSAATAEAATAATPTASASASASPSASASASASTDTSSSDPSVGTASDLAWITDDLRAQADALDCTDAANLGGADLGDPDAGHVACLSDGSAKIIMGPVELTGSDVASATSGPRFNTTGSLTGDYEVVLNFTSEGTQIFDEISQRLIQLSAPQNQFGILLDGVVISDPTMNERISGGTASITGSFTQAEAEQLANQLQFGALPLTLELQSNDTIPPTLGSDQLQAGLIAGLIGLILVVIYSVFQYRMLGLVTVGSLLLAGVMTFMAIDLLYWMINYRLSLAGVAGLIVAIGVTADSFIVYFERVRDELREGKSLPAAIDRGWKRAKRTILASDAINLLAAVVLYLLAVGSVRGFAFTLGLTTVIDIVIVFLFTHPMLVLLSRTKFFGEGHPWSGLDPRQLGRDTLYKGRGRVRTPQGDTQTQTLAERKAAAAKGGEN; this is encoded by the coding sequence GTGTCAACTGCAGCGAAGGCGGCGCGTCGCGCGCTCGTGTGGCTGGGCATCATCCTCGTCGTGGGCTATGGGGCCCTCGCCGCAGGGGTGCTCACCAATCAGACCACCCTTGCCCCAGGGCTCGCCCTCGACCTCGAGGGCGGAGTTCAGCTGACGCTCCAGGCGACGACCACCGACGGTTCGGAGGTGACGCAGGACGACCTGAACCAGGCCGTGGCGATCATCCGCAACCGCGTCAACGCCTCAGGCGTGTCCGAGGCGGAGATCTCCACCCAGGGGTCGAACGTGATCGTGGTGTCGCTGCCAGGCACGCCGTCGGCCGCGACCATCGACATGGTGCGCCAGAGCGCGCAGCTGCAGTTCCGCCCCGTGCTCGAGATCGACGATCCGTCTCCCGTGACGTCCGCGTCCGCGTCTGCGACGCCTTCGGCAAGCGCGTCCTCGGACACCTCTGCATCGGCATCCGCATCTCCGTCGGCGTCGGCGTCAGCGGACGGCGCTTCGAGCGCCGCCACCGCTGAGGCGGCGACCGCGGCCACGCCGACAGCCTCGGCATCCGCCTCCGCTTCCCCGTCCGCGTCGGCGTCGGCGAGCGCGTCCACGGACACCTCTTCTTCTGACCCTTCGGTTGGCACCGCCTCCGACCTCGCGTGGATCACCGACGACCTGCGCGCTCAGGCCGATGCGCTCGACTGCACCGACGCGGCGAACCTCGGCGGCGCTGACCTCGGTGACCCCGACGCTGGGCATGTCGCGTGCCTCTCCGACGGCTCCGCGAAGATCATCATGGGCCCCGTGGAGCTGACCGGCTCCGACGTCGCCAGCGCCACCTCGGGTCCCAGGTTCAACACCACCGGCTCGCTCACCGGCGACTACGAGGTCGTCCTCAACTTCACCAGCGAGGGCACCCAGATCTTCGACGAGATCTCGCAGCGTCTCATCCAGCTCTCGGCTCCTCAGAACCAGTTCGGGATCCTGCTCGACGGCGTCGTGATCTCTGACCCGACGATGAACGAGCGGATCTCGGGCGGCACCGCGTCGATCACCGGAAGCTTCACCCAGGCGGAGGCCGAGCAGCTGGCCAACCAGCTCCAGTTCGGCGCCCTGCCGTTGACGCTGGAGCTCCAGTCGAACGACACGATTCCCCCCACGCTGGGATCAGACCAGCTCCAGGCGGGCCTGATCGCTGGTCTCATCGGCCTGATCCTCGTGGTGATCTACTCCGTCTTCCAGTACCGGATGCTCGGGCTCGTCACGGTCGGCTCGCTGCTGCTCGCAGGCGTGATGACCTTCATGGCGATCGACCTGCTCTACTGGATGATCAACTACCGCCTCTCGCTCGCTGGCGTGGCCGGACTCATCGTCGCGATCGGTGTGACCGCCGACTCGTTCATCGTCTACTTCGAGCGCGTCAGAGACGAGCTGCGCGAGGGCAAGTCCCTTCCCGCGGCCATCGATCGAGGTTGGAAGCGTGCGAAGCGCACGATCCTTGCCTCCGACGCCATCAACCTGCTCGCGGCCGTCGTGCTGTACCTGCTGGCCGTCGGGTCGGTCCGAGGCTTCGCGTTCACGCTCGGCCTCACGACGGTGATCGACATCGTCATCGTGTTCCTGTTCACGCACCCGATGCTCGTGCTCCTCTCGAGGACCAAGTTCTTCGGCGAGGGCCACCCGTGGTCGGGCCTCGACCCGCGCCAGCTGGGACGTGACACGCTGTACAAGGGCCGCGGGCGGGTCCGAACGCCTCAGGGCGACACGCAGACCCAGACTCTCGCGGAACGCAAGGCTGCCGCGGCCAAGGGGGGAGAGAACTGA
- a CDS encoding DUF349 domain-containing protein translates to MTSADSPRDIDVTPATEVEEQIVPTPAEDAPAAAAAEVETVDPSDASEPESPHEDAPAQSSSSPDVPAEEPPAEPSAAEPAPKTPRPRAPKPRAPKPGAFAPATPAVVAAHSTHPVKVPVVDEVTAEMLAEAEAFGSIDGDNVVVTIGDQAIEVGPAVGDDPLKPFASAYYELKTSIERFHARLGSAELSVKDIDDALSATSASLATPAVVGDIVALRTRWTEVEAEATQTRERIQAERRAARDAALAAREEIVVQAEALAAKPEDQVHWKNDTESLRSLLDAWKEAQRSGARVPKEAERALWRRFTHARSSFEKARKHHFSQLDRDNAQVADHKEALVARAEALQTSTDWDSTARAFRDLMNEWRQAGRGRRSVDDALWRRFQTAQDAFFETRRSAAEAEDEALAGNVEAKEAIVVEAEALLPITDLRNAKRALRSLQDRFEAAGRVPRADAARLAKRIGAVEKAVRDGEDAEWHSSNPELEARVSGAAAQLHAAIADLEKDLEKATAAGDKRRIKQAEEALSARKAWLKQIENVQR, encoded by the coding sequence ATGACTTCCGCCGATAGCCCCCGAGACATCGACGTCACCCCCGCCACCGAGGTTGAGGAGCAGATCGTCCCGACCCCCGCAGAGGATGCCCCCGCGGCCGCCGCTGCCGAGGTCGAGACCGTCGACCCGTCCGACGCCTCCGAGCCCGAGTCACCGCACGAGGACGCGCCCGCGCAGTCCTCGTCGTCGCCGGACGTGCCCGCTGAGGAGCCTCCCGCCGAGCCGTCCGCTGCCGAGCCCGCACCCAAGACGCCGAGGCCCCGGGCCCCCAAGCCTCGTGCTCCCAAGCCGGGAGCCTTCGCGCCGGCGACACCCGCCGTCGTCGCGGCGCACTCCACCCACCCCGTCAAGGTGCCCGTCGTCGACGAGGTCACGGCTGAGATGCTCGCGGAGGCAGAGGCCTTCGGCTCGATCGACGGGGACAACGTCGTCGTGACGATCGGCGACCAGGCCATCGAGGTCGGACCCGCCGTCGGGGACGACCCGCTGAAGCCGTTCGCGTCCGCCTACTACGAGCTCAAGACATCGATCGAGCGCTTCCACGCGCGTCTCGGCTCCGCCGAGCTGTCCGTCAAGGACATCGACGACGCGCTGAGCGCCACCTCGGCCTCACTCGCCACGCCGGCCGTGGTCGGTGACATCGTCGCGCTGCGCACGCGCTGGACCGAGGTCGAGGCCGAGGCGACGCAGACCCGCGAGCGGATCCAGGCCGAGCGTCGCGCGGCGCGAGACGCCGCCCTCGCCGCGCGCGAGGAGATCGTGGTCCAGGCCGAGGCGCTCGCCGCGAAGCCCGAGGACCAGGTGCACTGGAAGAACGACACCGAGTCGCTGCGGTCGCTGCTCGACGCCTGGAAGGAGGCGCAGCGCTCCGGCGCGCGCGTGCCCAAGGAGGCTGAGCGAGCGCTCTGGCGCCGGTTCACCCACGCACGGTCCTCGTTCGAGAAGGCGCGCAAGCACCACTTCTCGCAGCTCGACCGCGACAACGCGCAGGTGGCCGACCACAAGGAAGCGCTCGTCGCGCGTGCCGAGGCGCTGCAGACGTCGACGGATTGGGACTCGACTGCGCGTGCGTTCCGTGACCTCATGAACGAATGGCGGCAGGCGGGACGCGGCCGACGCAGCGTGGACGACGCCCTGTGGCGCCGCTTCCAGACGGCGCAGGATGCGTTCTTCGAGACGAGGCGCTCCGCCGCAGAGGCCGAGGACGAGGCCCTCGCGGGCAACGTCGAGGCGAAGGAGGCGATCGTCGTCGAGGCCGAGGCGCTGCTGCCCATCACCGATCTGCGCAACGCCAAGCGTGCGCTGCGCTCGCTGCAGGACAGGTTCGAGGCGGCAGGCAGGGTTCCGCGCGCTGACGCCGCACGTCTCGCCAAGCGGATCGGCGCCGTGGAGAAGGCCGTTCGGGACGGCGAGGACGCCGAGTGGCACTCCTCCAACCCCGAGCTCGAGGCCCGTGTCTCGGGCGCGGCCGCTCAGCTGCACGCCGCCATCGCCGACCTCGAGAAGGATCTGGAGAAGGCGACGGCCGCGGGCGACAAGCGCCGCATCAAGCAGGCCGAGGAGGCCCTCTCCGCTCGCAAGGCCTGGCTCAAGCAGATCGAGAACGTCCAGCGCTGA
- the hisS gene encoding histidine--tRNA ligase: MARVRPLSGFPELTPRDRVVEARILSTLREVFGLHGFGEIETRAVEPIERLAGDSEASKEIYVLQRLNADGDSDAKVGLHFDLTVPFARYVEENQGALQFPFRRWQIQKVWRGERPQEGRFREFYQADIDIVARETLPEHLEAEVAIVMARALRRLPIPSVTMHVNNRALVEGFYRGVGIDDIAGALRSVDKLDKVGPDGVRAELAAQGVSETAADAALELARISSTDSSFASAVEDLWETTVKVDDVSGAQDQLARGIASLATLVDTVNAAVPGTAVADLRIARGLDYYTGSVYETFMDGHEAFGSICSGGRYDSLVAGGGFPGVGMSIGVSRLVALLLSAGLASATRGVPSAVLVAVTEEESRRASNAIADRLRARGIPCEVAPSASKFGKQIQHADRRGIPFVWFPAEDGDGQVKDIRSGDQVDADADVWAPPAGDLWPEVVGSDAH; the protein is encoded by the coding sequence ATGGCTCGTGTGCGACCCCTCTCCGGATTCCCAGAACTGACTCCTCGCGACCGCGTCGTCGAGGCGCGGATCCTGTCCACGCTGCGTGAGGTCTTCGGGCTCCACGGATTCGGGGAGATCGAGACCAGGGCGGTCGAGCCGATCGAGCGGCTGGCGGGTGACTCGGAGGCGTCCAAGGAGATCTACGTCCTGCAGCGCCTGAACGCCGACGGCGACTCCGACGCGAAGGTCGGCCTCCACTTCGACCTCACGGTGCCGTTCGCCCGGTACGTCGAGGAGAACCAGGGCGCGCTGCAGTTCCCGTTCCGACGCTGGCAGATCCAGAAGGTGTGGCGCGGGGAGCGGCCCCAGGAGGGACGCTTCCGCGAGTTCTATCAGGCGGACATCGACATCGTGGCGCGAGAGACGTTGCCCGAGCACCTCGAGGCTGAGGTCGCGATCGTGATGGCGCGGGCGCTGCGTCGGCTGCCGATCCCGTCGGTCACCATGCACGTGAACAACCGTGCGCTCGTCGAGGGCTTCTACCGCGGCGTCGGCATCGATGACATCGCTGGGGCGCTGCGCAGCGTGGACAAGCTGGACAAGGTCGGTCCGGACGGGGTCCGGGCGGAGCTTGCCGCGCAAGGCGTGTCCGAGACGGCCGCGGACGCGGCTCTCGAGCTTGCGAGGATCTCCTCGACGGATTCGTCCTTCGCGTCCGCCGTCGAGGACCTCTGGGAGACCACCGTGAAGGTGGACGACGTGTCCGGCGCGCAGGACCAGCTCGCGCGCGGCATCGCCTCCCTTGCGACGCTGGTGGACACGGTGAACGCCGCAGTGCCGGGCACGGCGGTGGCGGACCTGCGGATCGCTCGCGGTCTCGACTACTACACGGGGTCCGTGTACGAGACCTTCATGGATGGGCACGAGGCCTTCGGCTCGATCTGCTCAGGCGGCAGGTACGACTCGTTGGTCGCAGGCGGCGGCTTCCCGGGCGTGGGCATGTCGATCGGCGTCAGCCGGCTCGTGGCGCTGCTGCTGTCGGCCGGCCTCGCGTCGGCGACGCGCGGTGTCCCCTCGGCGGTGCTGGTCGCGGTGACCGAGGAGGAGTCTCGACGGGCGTCGAACGCCATCGCTGATCGGCTGCGCGCCCGCGGCATCCCGTGCGAGGTCGCGCCGTCGGCCTCCAAGTTCGGCAAGCAGATCCAGCACGCCGACCGTCGCGGCATCCCGTTCGTCTGGTTCCCGGCCGAGGACGGGGACGGTCAGGTGAAGGACATCCGCTCTGGCGACCAGGTGGATGCCGACGCCGATGTCTGGGCGCCGCCCGCCGGGGATCTGTGGCCCGAGGTGGTGGGTTCCGACGCGCACTGA
- a CDS encoding peptidylprolyl isomerase — MSSRHRAAAKERKAREEQARREAEARRSARRRWRWVAIAAGAALVALVVYGLWLVLGQGEDAPAATPTPSTSASAQAAPSGTASPAATSTDDPIVTESGWGASSTPPPTSVAEDRTWTVTMSTNMGDIVMELDGAAAPQAVASFLSLAGDGYYDSTECHRLTTEGIYILQCGDPLGTGAGGPAYSFGPIENAPADGDYPAGTLAMARASASDVGADAAANSMGSQFFIVYEDSQIPADAAGGYTVFGRVVQGLGIVEAVAEAGTITGDSDGRPALSVIVNEVSVS; from the coding sequence GTGAGCAGCAGGCACAGAGCGGCGGCCAAGGAACGCAAGGCCCGCGAGGAGCAGGCACGTCGCGAGGCAGAGGCCCGGCGCTCGGCCCGGCGCAGGTGGAGGTGGGTCGCCATCGCCGCAGGCGCCGCGCTCGTCGCGCTCGTCGTCTACGGCCTCTGGCTGGTGCTGGGACAGGGTGAGGATGCGCCGGCGGCGACGCCGACGCCCAGCACCTCCGCGTCGGCGCAGGCGGCGCCTTCGGGGACCGCGTCGCCGGCCGCGACCTCCACCGATGACCCGATCGTCACGGAGTCCGGCTGGGGCGCGTCGAGCACCCCTCCCCCGACCTCCGTCGCGGAGGACCGCACCTGGACCGTGACCATGAGCACGAACATGGGCGACATCGTGATGGAGCTCGACGGTGCCGCCGCTCCCCAGGCCGTGGCATCGTTCCTGTCGCTCGCGGGCGACGGATACTACGACTCCACCGAGTGCCATCGGCTCACCACCGAGGGGATCTACATCCTCCAATGCGGCGACCCGCTCGGCACCGGCGCAGGCGGCCCCGCGTACAGCTTCGGACCGATCGAGAACGCTCCCGCCGACGGCGACTACCCCGCAGGCACGCTCGCGATGGCGCGCGCCTCCGCCTCGGATGTCGGCGCAGACGCCGCCGCGAACAGCATGGGAAGCCAGTTCTTCATCGTCTACGAGGACTCACAGATCCCCGCCGACGCGGCCGGTGGGTACACCGTGTTCGGCCGAGTGGTCCAAGGCCTGGGTATTGTTGAGGCTGTTGCCGAAGCCGGCACGATCACCGGGGACTCCGATGGTCGACCGGCACTGTCCGTCATCGTGAACGAGGTATCCGTTTCATGA
- a CDS encoding RelA/SpoT family protein, whose product MTDTRSSTASVGPLGFLRRGQREPTAIDGVLDTFRSHYPRERVALVERAYEVAEEAHRGQKRKSGEPYITHPIAVAQIVADLGLPASVIAAALLHDVVEDTDYPLQRMEDEFGPEIAMIVDGVTKLDKVKYGDAAQAETVRKMVVAMAKDIRVLLLKLCDRLHNARTWEFVSPESARKKAQETLEIYAPLAHRMGLNAIKWELEDLSFRTLYPKIYQEIVEVVAERAPEREKYLAQVREEIAADLREMRIKATITGRPKHYYSVYQKMIVRGRDLNDIYDLVGVRILVDSVRDCYAVLGAMHARYQPVPGRFKDYIATPKFNLYQSLHTTVIGPSGKPVELQIRTRDMHRRAEYGLAAHWRYKENGRTGQESTGNPGDMGWLRQIADWQQETADPSEFLDSLRGEISRAEVYVFTPRGRLLSLPQGATPVDFAYAVHTEVGHKTIGAKVNGRLVPLDTTLENGDTVEVLTTSDENAHPRRDWLDFVQSTRARNKIRQWFTRERREESIETGRDMLARAIRRQHLPMQRLMSRSTLLALAKEMHYDDVDGLYAAIGEHKEQPADVVARMVEAVGGQEGADEDLTEITRPGTKQKARRGDPGVSVHGLADVVVKLAKCCTPVPGDAIQGFVTRGQGVSVHRADCDNFAGLKEQQPERLIDVQWTGQHEATYMVQIEVEALDRNRLLSDVVQVLSDHHVNILGAHVSTSKDRVALNTFTFEMADPSHLGAVLGAVRRIEGVYDARRITGTRRR is encoded by the coding sequence GTGACAGACACCCGCTCCTCCACCGCGTCCGTCGGGCCCCTGGGCTTCCTGCGACGCGGGCAGCGCGAGCCGACCGCCATCGACGGCGTGCTCGACACGTTCAGGTCGCACTATCCACGCGAACGGGTGGCGCTCGTCGAGCGGGCGTACGAGGTCGCCGAGGAGGCGCACCGCGGGCAGAAGCGCAAGAGCGGCGAGCCGTACATCACGCATCCGATCGCGGTGGCGCAGATCGTGGCCGACCTCGGCCTTCCGGCGAGCGTGATCGCGGCGGCGTTGCTCCACGACGTCGTCGAGGACACGGACTATCCGCTGCAGCGGATGGAGGACGAGTTCGGCCCCGAGATCGCGATGATCGTGGACGGGGTGACCAAGCTCGACAAGGTCAAGTACGGCGATGCCGCACAGGCCGAGACGGTCCGCAAGATGGTCGTCGCGATGGCCAAGGACATCCGGGTCCTGCTGCTGAAGCTGTGCGACCGGCTGCACAACGCCCGCACCTGGGAGTTCGTCAGCCCCGAGTCCGCACGCAAGAAGGCGCAGGAGACCCTCGAGATCTACGCGCCCTTGGCGCATCGCATGGGTCTCAACGCGATCAAGTGGGAGCTCGAGGACCTGTCCTTCCGCACCCTCTATCCGAAGATCTACCAGGAGATCGTCGAGGTCGTCGCGGAGCGGGCGCCCGAGCGGGAGAAGTACCTGGCGCAGGTGCGCGAGGAGATCGCCGCCGACCTGCGAGAGATGCGCATCAAGGCGACCATCACAGGGCGTCCCAAGCACTACTACTCCGTCTATCAGAAGATGATCGTGCGAGGTCGTGATCTCAACGACATCTACGACCTGGTGGGTGTGCGGATCCTCGTGGATTCCGTGCGTGACTGCTACGCGGTGCTGGGTGCGATGCACGCGCGGTACCAGCCTGTGCCGGGGCGCTTCAAGGACTACATCGCGACTCCCAAGTTCAACCTGTACCAGTCGCTGCACACCACGGTGATCGGGCCGTCGGGCAAGCCGGTCGAGCTGCAGATCCGCACGCGCGACATGCATCGGCGCGCGGAGTACGGCCTTGCCGCGCACTGGCGCTACAAGGAGAACGGCCGCACCGGCCAGGAGTCGACCGGCAACCCTGGCGATATGGGTTGGTTGCGTCAGATCGCAGACTGGCAGCAGGAGACCGCGGACCCGAGCGAGTTCCTCGACTCGTTGCGCGGCGAGATCTCGCGCGCCGAGGTCTACGTCTTCACTCCGCGGGGACGGCTGCTGTCGCTGCCGCAGGGTGCGACGCCCGTCGACTTCGCGTACGCCGTCCACACCGAGGTGGGCCACAAGACGATCGGCGCGAAGGTCAACGGACGCCTTGTGCCGCTGGACACCACGCTTGAGAACGGCGACACGGTCGAGGTGCTCACGACCTCGGATGAGAACGCGCATCCGCGGCGCGACTGGCTGGACTTCGTGCAGTCCACGCGCGCTCGCAACAAGATCCGCCAGTGGTTCACGCGCGAGCGTCGCGAGGAGTCCATCGAGACGGGCCGCGACATGCTTGCGCGGGCGATCCGTCGACAGCATCTGCCGATGCAGCGCCTGATGTCGCGCTCGACGCTCCTGGCGCTCGCCAAGGAGATGCACTACGACGACGTGGACGGGCTCTACGCTGCGATCGGCGAGCACAAGGAGCAGCCGGCGGACGTCGTCGCACGCATGGTGGAGGCGGTCGGCGGCCAGGAGGGTGCCGACGAGGACCTCACGGAGATCACGCGTCCCGGCACCAAGCAGAAGGCCCGCCGGGGCGACCCTGGGGTGTCGGTCCACGGTCTGGCGGACGTGGTCGTCAAGCTCGCGAAGTGCTGCACTCCGGTGCCTGGCGATGCGATCCAGGGCTTCGTCACGCGTGGCCAGGGGGTCAGTGTCCACCGTGCGGACTGCGACAACTTCGCAGGCCTGAAGGAGCAGCAGCCGGAGCGCCTGATCGATGTCCAATGGACGGGCCAGCATGAGGCCACGTACATGGTGCAGATCGAGGTGGAGGCGCTGGATCGCAACCGCCTGCTGTCGGACGTGGTTCAGGTGCTCTCCGACCACCACGTGAACATCCTGGGCGCGCACGTCTCCACCTCCAAGGACCGGGTGGCGCTCAACACGTTCACCTTCGAGATGGCCGATCCGTCGCACCTGGGAGCGGTGCTGGGCGCGGTGCGCCGGATCGAGGGCGTATACGACGCACGGCGCATCACCGGCACGCGCCGTCGTTGA